CCTCGAGTGACTCTCCTCCGTCCGTCCGCCCGCACCTAACTCTTGTCTCGACGCACGCCTGGTCATGCGCTATCATCAGTTCATTTGAGTTGAGAGATTCATATCAGTTAAGtaggtaaaaaaattattagctaTATGAGAGAATTATCGAATAGATATATATTAAGTGAGAAAGATAGACGAATAAAATAAATCGTGAACAACGGAGTTCGACCAACGGTCAGATTAATTTTACATAAACTATGCACTACAAACTATTGACAACGACCGAAAGTCATCCTAACAGAGATCCCAACCCCACTGCCCCACCTAAACACCAAAGCCGAGCCTCACCGTTGATTTCCCTTAAACGTGCTCTGACACTCGGCCGATCATCCTCAAAAACACACCGGTTACGTAGCTTTCAAATCAATCAGGTCACCAGGATCACCGACGAGTTGAGACCCTAGCGGCTTTCCTTTTGCTGGGCTATGCCGTGCCCGTCGTTTGATCGTGACTCGTGACGCCTCCGCCGCTTTCCAGGTCCGGTTTGCGTTCGCTTGAGTTCTCGGCCACTCCTCTCCGTTTCTCGTGCACGGCCTGCTCACCCGGTGTTGTGTACTCGTACGCTGCGGTGGCGCTCTCCTTGCGAAATTGGTGCGTGCAAAGGGTTGCGAGGAGGGTCACGCGTCCAGTCTGTGTATCTATGCGACATGTTCTTGCAAGACGACGTGGGATCGCCGGATGCCAGTTGGTGTTGAACACAAGATGCAATGCAGCGGCTGTGTTGTTCTGAGGCATGCAAAGCAAGAGGCTGTATACTTGTATGACCGACCGACAAACTGGCGTGACAAATGTTCAAAAAGTGGCACCAGAAGCATCAGTTAAAGTTGTTTTCCTGCCAAAGGAAAACGAAACAGTGTACACCAGTAACAAAATGATTCGTATCAGTTAAGCTTGGAGTACACAGGATACTGTCGATGTAGGCCACAGCTTGGTTCTCGTGAGTATTTGTCCTACGCGGGACGTTGAGTCATCTTGTGGGAATTTACAAACCTTTGTTGTAAACTAGAAATTTGAGGATGACGATGACGCATCAATTTGCTTCTGGAAGCATTCTAGACAAGTAACacgtgtgtatatatgtgttgGGTGGGCACGATTGCCCCACTACACAAGAAAAGGAATAGTCCAGCCCAATTCAGCCTAGGCAGGCCCGATCTGTCCCGGCTTATCCAAGCACTCAGGAATTATTTCGGCCTTCTCGTCATGCCAGGCCGGGGCAAAGGCCTGCCAATAAAAGTCCATGGTTGCTAGAGTTCAGCCATCTGATTTTGCGTTGTTCTTCATGCGACGGTGAGAACACAGTGATAACAGCAGCGTTAGGGCTTTGGGGATGACGACGGTAGCGTCCCAGcaatgatttatttgttgttgGACTTAGAAGGAGGTCGATGGATGACAGACGAGCCTAACAGAGTAGGCCGAATAAGAGTGTCTCGGTCACCATCTTCCATTGGTAGACCCATCGATTATATATAGTATATGTTAGATATACGTATAGTACATAGCTAATTAGATCTAAAATTCACAACCTTACCTTTCTATCGGACACCCGCTATCGGTCCATCCTCGCTTCCGTATATTTTCATTGGCTTACGGCCCACACACACGTATGTAACTAAGTTGCTCACTAGTTCAATTACCCTTCGCTAGTTCGTTCCTTCGCAATCTTACATACCCATCTTAGAAATCATGGGTCCGGCAGCCTCCCCTATGTGACTACTGTAGCGACGGTGGGCGAGAAGGTGAACCGGCGACTCGTCGGTTGTTCGACAGAGGTAACACAATTGCTGTCTCCATTTCCGACCAAGAAAGTCAAATGGCCGGAACTCCAACCGAGTCTCGGGAGCAATGGCAAGTTCACTGGTTAGCTTTAAGAGGCATTTGATTCCGTTTCGACCATATGCCCCTATACATGCATGATAATTTTAGATATTCTGTACGCGGAATCGAGTCGGGAAAAGGAAACTCCGATCGATCGGTATGCAGTGCACACCGTCACTTTAAAGTCGCCACTACACCAGATGCTTTACCTTCTTTCGGAGCCATCCACTGCTTTTATGGGGCCTTGCTATCTTCTCCCAATCTCTCATGCGCAGCAGCTGGAAAAGAGGCCAAGCTAgcgagagagcgagagagagcgagagagagagagagagagagggccgaTAGGTAAAGTGCTGGCTCAAATTGGGATCAAGTTTCCGTCACCCTGCCGATATTTTGTGCCGCCGACTTGGGTTGCAATGTTTATCAAGTCGGCAAAGTGGCAGCACTCAACATGGGGGGACGTGCTTGGTTCAGAAATGTAACTGAATTCTGCACTGCGGATTGTTACACCGATCAAAAAGTTTGTACCCAAAGGGAAGACTCGCTGACCCACTCACATGGTTCCTGGCTCTGATATTTTATAATCAAGGACGACAATCTGAGCATCATCGATCCGTTTCTTTGATCAGATCGTTCGGTAAACGGCAGAAGAAAAGAACATATACTAAAGGAAAACGTTGTTCTTTCTGTTCCGTCTGAAACTAGCATCTACACGAGCATGAAACTCGGACTTGTATTCCTGGGAACTTGTGTTTGCCTCCATGCAGAAATGAGCGCTGGCTCATACAGATGAAAACAGAACCAAAATGGCATGGAAAAGGAAgggaaagaatcaaagaaatcaTTTGCCTCATATTGTCTCTCAATCTATCGGGTTTCAAACTTGacctgtccatctttaactgtAAACGAGCATCGTGATTCGTGCACAAGACGACCACGCAAGAACACATTCTTGATTCTTGCATGCTACACTGTACGATCGTGATAAAATCCACCGCCCTACCAACGGCGGACACGACACGTCCCCAAAGCAGAGCAAAGCAGCAAGGCTTCTTGCTAAAGCAGATGGGCCATTTTGGCGACCACATGCGCGCGCTTTTATAGGGCCGTCATTTCCAACGTTGCCAAGAACTCTGCTCCCACTTCACTCCTCCGGCTCACCGCTGCAATGGCGCTCCGGCTCttgctcgccgtcgccgtcatTGCAACGGCTCTGCCTGCGGTGGCGAGCGCCCCAGCTCTAGGGATCAACTACGGCCAAGTGGCGGACaacctgccgccgccgcgggcggCGGCCGTGCTCCTCCGCGCGCTGAACGCCACCAAGGTCAAGCTCTACGACGCGGACTCGCGCGTGCTCAGCGCGTTCGCAGGCTCCGGCGCCGACTTCACCGTCGGCCTCCCGGACCGCCTCGTCCCTCGGCTCGCAACcgacccctccgccgccgccgcgtggGTCCGCGCCAACATCCTGCCCCACCTCCCGGCGACGTCAATCACCGCCGTAACCGTCGGCAACGAGGTTCTCACCGGCACCGATGGCACCATGCTCCGGTCCCTCCTCCCCGCAATGGAGGCCCTCCACGCCTCGCTCGCCGCCTGCAACCTCACCTCCCGCGTGGCCGTCACCACGGCGCACTCCCTCGCTGTGCTCTCCTCCTCGTTCCCGCCCTCGTCGGCGGCGTTCCGCCACGAACTCCTCCCGTACATGACGCCGCTCCTCGGCTTCCTAGCCAAGACCGGCTCGCCGTTCCTCATCAACGCCTATCCCTACTTCGCCTACAAGGCCGACCCGGACCGCGTCGACCTCAACTACGTGCTGTTCGGGTCCAACGCCGGCGTCGCCGACGCGGCCACGGGGCTGCACTACGACAACATGCTCCATGCGCAGGTGGACGCCGTGCGCGCGGCGATCTGCAGGGCCAACTACGGCAAGTTGGTGGAGATACGCGTGTCGGAGACAGGGTGGCCGTCGCAGGGGGACGAAGACGAGGCCGGCGCGACCCCCGAGAACGCGGCGAGGTACAACGGCAACCTGATGCGGCTGGTGGCGCAGGGGAAGGGGACCCCCGCGGCGCCCGGCGAGGCGCTGCAGGTGTACGTGTTCGCGCTGTTCAACGAGGACCAGAAGCCCGGGCCGGCGTCCGAGCGGCACTACGGGCTGTTCAAGCCGGACGGCACGCCCGCTTACGACGTTAGCGTCAAGCCGCCGACGATCGGAGGCTGGAaggggagcgggagcgggagcggcaaTGGCACGAGCGGCGGCGCGGGGCTGGTGGTGTCGCAAGGGCCCGGCGGGGCGGACGGCGCAGGGCCGGGCACTGGATACTACACCGTGTCCGCAGCAGCAGACAAGGTAACCACACTTTGCAAAACTTTTTCATCAGTTGCATTGATCAACTGCATGGTGCTTGAGTTTGGTAGACAACACTTAGTTTAGTCTAATTGCTAGCTCCTGAAGTTAGAAGTGGAACAAAATTGATATGGCGGTTGGCAATAGAGTTTTTTACTCTAAAAGGAGTGGAATTAAAGATGCCATGCTCTAAGATCATGCTCCTATTTTATTTGTCAagaatgttttttaaaaaagagagagagatagtaGATTTGCTCATCAAGTGAGCAATCATGCATGGCACTAGTAAGGCTGAAGTGTGTTGCAGCATACATACCAGTGCGCTGTGATTTATACTAGTCCTCCTTTACAAGCAATGTTTTTGTCTTCCCTTTTGACTTATGTATTTGATCAggaatatataattaataatttagATATTACTATGAATACGGTATTATCTAATAATGCAATCTCCATCGTACATGTGTGTAGCTTCCATAAGATAGGATTATAGAAGCCATCATGATAAGTACAACGCGAACTTGATCTGCACGGACATAATCTATCTGCAATTGGAAAGAATCCCTTGAAAAAGAAATAAGTATCTCGTATACTCCGGGAGATACATACCAAGTCAAACTAGTATGATATGACCCCTCTTTACCCTATTGTATAAACAGTAGATAATGCCAGCCAATGACGCCTCCCCCATACAATTGCTACATTGTTGTTTTTACTGATCCTAGACAGTACTCCTGATATCAGTCCTCACTCGATCCCCTTTTTCATATTATAGGTGAAGAGGCGGCGGTGGAGTACGGGAAGGTTGCTGATGGCTGCCATCCTCCTAAACATGGTATCCGGGCTCTGTTCCTCGTAACTCATAGCCTGGGGAGAAGAGAGATAGGAGACTGTAGAGCGAGCGAGAAATGTCATTCATTGATTCATCATTGTTAAATTTTTTTGCGTCCAATGCGATTCCATTCCCCTGATTCATATGTACGCCTTGTAGCTTTGTAGAGGAAGAGATGGGTGATTGTTTGATACATACATTCATACTCCTGCTCAAAACTGATCGATCGGACTCTGATTCAACGCCATTCTCCTGTATGTTTTCGCCTGGTAATAGTAGCTTAGAATTATGCGGGAGGGATTGCCGTCGCCCAGAGATGCTACATCTGCTACTGCATTTTTTTAAGAGGAAACAGTCAAACAGGGGATATTATTCATTAGCAAGAATGCTGAAGGTAAATGGATAAAATCAGGTGGCCTCTGCATTTTGTGCTTCCGGCGACCTGTCCGTTTGGAACTGCTCCTGGGCTGTGGTATTCCCTCCCGAGGCCTGAGCTGGCCCGCGAGACCTTGGGCGGCTACGCTCCAAACTGCCCGCCTCAGCGCCTGGGCCTCATCATCTGCCGGGCAGGATGGCGCGCGTCTGCCGCCAACGGGCCACCGTCCTCTTCAACCCCACAGGCCGCATGCCAGCACCACGCGAAAGGCCGagtttttcatttttatattttctagtattaatatttaaataaatagactcttaataaaaaaaatacaaaattaaacgTTTACCGTCATCTGATCACACGATTAGGCTCTTACCGTCATCTGATCAGACGATTAGGCTCTTACCGCTCTCTCAGAGGTGTTAAGCAGTCTGACGTGTGGTGCATAACGTGTGGTGCAGGGGCTAACAGCCCAACGGTTACAGCCGAAGTAAAAAGTGTTTCGttgaaatcactgttcacagtaatattttttaaaaaaattatgatcttCTGTTActtcaaaaatttgaaaactTTTTGTGCGTGCTTtaaaattcatgtgcaacctattttaattagattcactaaaaatcatgtgtagaatttaaactaaaattcttaaaaaatctacttttataaattttaacaattgttaggacctcaaataaatttccaaaaatctggaaaaattcactaatattcatcttatgtgatagactaatttttaaaattatttccagccctaatatatatggtaaaaaaatgagttcctttgtaatgctttatttatatgtatttttattattttatgttatttctatttttatttttgcttgaGTTTTAAGTTACATTAGGTGatctaaataataataaattatcgatttaaaaaaatttattaagacATATATTCAACTCACTTTAATCGTCAGTCTAGTTCCTGCATGTATTAAGCGCGTACACGTGTCGGTTCCCCCACGCCCCACGTCTCGGAGGTCTCCACTTGTTTCGGCGGCTAGAAAAGTGGCTCTCCACGGCTGCGCCTATATCCGTCCGCCACAACACCCCAAACAGTCAGCTCTAATCAAGCACTTGAGTCGTGCTTACAGCTGCTTGTCTATCAATCAAGCTTAATCACCTGTAATTCATATCTCTTTAGCATAAACCAGAACAAATCCCCAGCGCTCGGCAAGACACGCCTGATGTTTTTCCCCCTCTCAGCTAGCGTCTTCTAGAGAAGAATCGTCAAGCCAGCAGGTCGTCTCGGCCCGAACGGTAGACGGGGGAAAAGGACACGGCAGCCGCCGCCGATAAGGTTCGTTCGCTCGCTccttcgctctctctctctctctctctgggggCCTCACGCGTCCTTTTCCTCGGTGAAACGGACCTCCCAGCTCCGTCCGTCCCATCGTCGACAAGCGCGCGAGCTTCCCTTTCATGCATCGCGTCGCCAAAAGGAGGTGCGTCACTCGCCATGATCGCCAAGTTGCCATGCGCTTGCATGCCGGCCTCTCACATGTAGACTTCTGTTAGGTTGGTGCAGAGATAAGACTCGCCACCATCGTTGGCGTTACTCCCTGTACTGCATCCTACGACTCTACATAACCATCCATGTATCACAAGTTAGACTGTGATGCATCCATTGATCTTTGTAGTCGTCGTAGCCTGTAACATGGTATCGTTTCGGATTGCAGGTCCCTGTTGGACGAGATGAGACAATAATGGCCATGAGCCACGACTCTCGCGGTCTACGGGTTAGAGGAATGCGCTCTCACTGACCGGTTTGGGTTTGGGTCCTGACGACTCCTTTAAGATAAATCGGGGGCTGTCTGCGGCTCTGATCTTTCATTTTTAATAACGGCCATGAGTTAAACTGTTAAAATCTGAGCCGAAAATAAAGCCCGGCCTTTTGCTTTGACTTCAGTTGGGCCGGAAATTGGTTCACCATATAGTAACCCAATCTAAGATTAggtggacaaaaaaaaaaaaaaacaaattgtcCTCCTACAAAGGTAGTAGCTGGGATTAGTTTAGTGCTACTACGTACAATTAAGATCCACAAAATGATCGATCAGGTCCTTTACTGTGAAGAGAACAGACTCAGATTTCCCTAAATAAGATCTCAAAAAAATCCctaaaaaaggaaaacagaCTCAAATTGTACAACCAATTCAAGTGTGACTTATCATCTCTATTTCACCAATGTATTCAAGGACCAGTTTTAGTATCTTGTACTagcagagggagaaagagaCAAGCAAACTTGCACTTTCATCAATTATATATGCATTAGGCATTTAGGCTGCTGCCTGCCTCTCATGTGTAATCGTCAAGGACAAGTTT
The sequence above is drawn from the Phragmites australis chromosome 10, lpPhrAust1.1, whole genome shotgun sequence genome and encodes:
- the LOC133930923 gene encoding glucan endo-1,3-beta-glucosidase 11-like, with product MALRLLLAVAVIATALPAVASAPALGINYGQVADNLPPPRAAAVLLRALNATKVKLYDADSRVLSAFAGSGADFTVGLPDRLVPRLATDPSAAAAWVRANILPHLPATSITAVTVGNEVLTGTDGTMLRSLLPAMEALHASLAACNLTSRVAVTTAHSLAVLSSSFPPSSAAFRHELLPYMTPLLGFLAKTGSPFLINAYPYFAYKADPDRVDLNYVLFGSNAGVADAATGLHYDNMLHAQVDAVRAAICRANYGKLVEIRVSETGWPSQGDEDEAGATPENAARYNGNLMRLVAQGKGTPAAPGEALQVYVFALFNEDQKPGPASERHYGLFKPDGTPAYDVSVKPPTIGGWKGSGSGSGNGTSGGAGLVVSQGPGGADGAGPGTGYYTVSAAADKVKRRRWSTGRLLMAAILLNMVSGLCSS